In Patagioenas fasciata isolate bPatFas1 chromosome 2, bPatFas1.hap1, whole genome shotgun sequence, a single window of DNA contains:
- the LRRC3B gene encoding leucine-rich repeat-containing protein 3B, whose translation MNLVDLWLTRSLSMCLLLQSFVLMILCFHSASMCPKGCLCSHSGGLNVSCSNANLKEIPRDLPPETVLLYLDSNQITSIPNEIFKDLHQLRVLNLSKNGIEFIDEHAFKGVAETLQTLDLSDNRIQSVHKNAFNNLKARARIANNPWHCDCTLQQVLRSMASNHETANNVICKTSVLDEHAGRPFLNAANDADLCNLPKKTTDYAMLVTMFGWFTMVISYVVYYVRQNQEDARRHLEYLKSLPSRQKKPDEADDISTVV comes from the coding sequence ATGAATTTGGTAGACCTGTGGTTAACTCGTTCCCTCTCCATGTGTCTGCTCTTACAAAGTTTTGTCCTCATGATACTGTGCTTTCATTCTGCCAGTATGTGCCCGAAAGGCTGCCTCTGTTCTCACTCCGGAGGTCTGAATGTCAGCTGTAGCAACGCGAACCTCAAGGAAATACCCAGAGATCTTCCTCCAGAAACAGTCTTACTTTATTTGGACTCCAATCAGATAACATCTATCCCCAATGAAATTTTTAAGGACTTGCACCAACTGAGAGTCCTCAATTTGTCAAAAAATGGGATCGAATTTATAGATGAACATGCCTTTAAAGGGGTGGCAGAAACCTTGCAGACTCTGGATTTGTCCGACAACCGGATTCAAAGTGTGCACAAAAACGCTTTCAACAACTTAAAGGCCAGAGCCAGAATTGCAAACAATCCCTGGCACTGTGACTGCACACTGCAGCAGGTGTTGAGGAGCATGGCCTCCAACCACGAGACAGCCAACAACGTCATCTGCAAGACTTCTGTGCTGGATGAACATGCTGGGAGACCGTTCCTCAATGCTGCCAACGACGCTGACCTCTGCAACCTTCCTAAAAAGACTACTGACTACGCCATGCTGGTCACCATGTTTGGCTGGTTCACCATGGTGATCTCATACGTGGTTTATTATGTCCGGCAAAATCAGGAGGATGCAAGGAGGCACCTTGAGTACTTGAAATCCCTGCCAAGCAGGCAAAAGAAACCAGACGAAGCTGATGACATTAGCACTGTGGTATAG